One genomic window of Cercospora beticola chromosome 5, complete sequence includes the following:
- a CDS encoding uncharacterized protein (antiSMASH:Cluster_7~BUSCO:EOG09262PZ9), translated as MDGESQAQREARLRSLWLKLDTKRKGTLDFEALKRGLVAANHPLKDADNMIKDMLTACDIDHDGKISYDEFCRFCTETEKELWQLFQSIDKDHSGKLDKGELSSAFERAGVAVSSARLDRFFSYIDKDRDGTIDFNEWRDFLLFIPASSPGLGAVISYYQNTTKLTSEGDVHLSDEALQGLGTTLTFLKRSLFGAILQLVKPAQSHAGGSNTSPISMWEGSESRPQLQYPSLDDEDMTDTDPHIPVKPARRKEMLHQEQQQGDDQVVQRAVRPSKLMDFVPDVGYFLAGGLSGITSRTATAPLDRLKVYLIAQTGNAEDTINAVKSAKPLSAAQHGVRTLWNACQHLWAAGGMRSLFAGNGLNVIKVMPESSVKFGAYEASKRAIAKLEGHNDPKQIKSSSMFAAGGIAGMIAQATVYPLDTLKFQMQCETVAGGEHGTRLIMHTAKKMWARNGIVAFYRGLPMGLVGMFPYAAIDLSVFETLKKRVIARNRAKNPNLKHDEDALPNNFTLALMGGFSGAFGASIVYPLNLLRTRLQSQGTISHPRTYTGMMDVTRQTIQGEGVRGLFKGLTPNLLKVVPAVSITYVVYENTKKFLHLQ; from the exons ATGGATGGCGAGTCGCAGGCGCAGAGGGAGGCCCGCCTGCGCTCGCTATGGCTGAAGCTCGATACGAAGCGGAAAGGCACCCTCGACTTCGAAGCACTCAAACGAGGCTTGGTTGCCGCCAACCACC CACTCAAAGATGCAGACAACATGATCAAGGACATGCTGACCGCGTGCGACATCGATCACGACGGCAAGATCAGCTACGATGAGTTCTGCCGCTTTTGCACCGAAACCGAGAAAGAGCTCTGGCAGCTCTTCCAGTCCATCGATAAAGACCATAGTGGGAAACTGGACAAGGGAGAGCTGTCATCTGCTTTTGAAAGAGCCGGTGTGGCAGTCTCCTCTGCACGACTGGACAGGTTCTTCAGCTACATCGACAAAGATCGCGATGGAACTATTGATTTCAACGAATGGCGCG ACTTTCTCTTATTTATCCCAGCCAGCTCGCCTGGACTTGGCGCTGTTATATCATATTACCAAAACACCACCAAATTGACCTCCGAGGGTGACGTGCACCTAAGCGACGAGGCATTACAAGGTCTAGGTACGACCCTCACATTTCTCAAGCGTTCGCTTTTTGGCGCAATACTTCAGCTGGTCAAGCCGGCACAATCGCATGCCGGCGGCAGCAATACTTCGCCCATCTCTATGTGGGAGGGCAGCGAATCAAGACCGCAACTACAGTATCCTTCattggacgatgaagacatgaCAGATACCGACCCGCACATCCCCGTCAAGCCAGCGCGGAGGAAAGAAATGTTGCatcaagagcagcagcagggggATGATCAAGTTGTGCAGCGCGCAGTACGTCCATCGAAGCTAATGGATTTCGTGCCGGATGTAGGCTACTTCCTGGCGGGCGGCCTGTCAGGTATTACCTCGCGAACCGCAACCGCGCCGCTCGATCGGTTAAAAGTATACCTGATTGCGCAGACGGGGAATGCGGAGGATACCATCAATGCTGTCAAGTCTGCGAAACCGCTGAGCGCTGCGCAACATGGTGTTAGGACACTCTGGAATGCGTGTCAGCATTTGTGGGCTGCAGGCGGCATGCGTAGTCTGTTTGCTG GTAACGGCCTGAATGTTATCAAGGTCATGCCCGAATCTTCTGTCAAGTTTGGCGCGTACGAG GCATCCAAACGAGCCATTGCCAAACTTGAAGGGCACAACGATCCCAAACAAATCAAGTCCTCGTCCATGTTCGCAGCTGGCGGTATTGCCGGCATGATTGCACAAGCTACGGTCTACCCACTCGACACGCTCAAGTTCCAAATGCAATGCGAAACCGTTGCAGGAGGCGAACACGGCACCCGCCTCATCATGCACACCGCAAAGAAGATGTGGGCGCGCAACGGCATCGTGGCTTTCTACCGCGGCCTGCCTATGGGACTGGTCGGGATGTTCCCCTACGCCGCCATCGACCTTAGTGTGTTCGAAACCCTCAAAAAGCGCGTCATTGCGCGCAACCGCGCCAAAAACCCGAATCTCAAACACGACGAAGATGCTCTGCCCAACAATTTCACATTAGCTCTCATGGGCGGATTCTCGGGCGCATTCGGAGCTAGCATCGTGTATCCCTTGAATTTACTCCGTACGAGGCTACAATCCCAAGGAACGATCAGCCACCCTAGGACATATACCGGTATGATGGATGTCACAAGGCAAACAATCC
- a CDS encoding uncharacterized protein (antiSMASH:Cluster_7): MHFFILSTLFVSVFASPLFGQGEQKVLQESGLFCDNALFRAAKEPRAASAYCSAFLNIPTITVSKTIDRVIKTATKTTSTRTYLAYPVTTRVAQTITLLEGVTKTSTITVTTSISTTTTLQPLTSCPIAPATCDKGRSINTAPPLESRPACFTAYSALANLSAACKCLSVPAGTITKTITKSGAPTSTITITAAGKQTRRLTRTMTTATVTITPTHGATVTKSISAVETEVIHGPFKIASGPDYRLNPENGWAWSYEALSHDVQASFGGEADCSSSYFALNGTRLVSQYFDNVADFPPYSLVGNVKVEAGNNANAVHFTSAEKLTDDRVPLSCTFERSMDEANPHAACPLTCTYAGAAGGRSTQREGKKWYLGGEEGGFSSFTMYAYQYNWG; this comes from the coding sequence ATGCACTTTTTCATTCTAAGCACTTTATTTGTTAGCGTTTTTGCCTCTCCTTTATTTGGTCAGGGCGAGCAGAAGGTCTTGCAGGAGTCTGGATTATTCTGCGATAATGCACTTTTCCGTGCGGCCAAGGAACCGCGAGCTGCGTCGGCCTACTGTTCAGCATTCTTGAATATTCCCACAATTACAGTCAGCAAGACAATAGATCGCGTCATCAAGACAGCGACCAAGACGACTTCGACAAGGACCTACTTGGCATATCCGGTAACCACGAGGGTCGCACAAACAATTACTCTGTTGGAAGGTGTCACCAAAACTAGCACGATCACGGTTACAACAAGCATATCAACAACCACCACTCTACAGCCACTTACATCCTGCCCTATAGCGCCCGCCACGTGTGATAAGGGGAGGAGCATCAATACCGCCCCACCTCTCGAATCTAGGCCAGCATGCTTCACGGCCTATAGCGCTCTTGCGAATCTGAGTGCAGCCTGTAAATGCTTGAGCGTGCCTGCGGGGACTATCACGAAGACCATAACGAAATCTGGTGCTCCAACATCGACAATCACTATCACTGCGGCTGGAAAGCAGACTCGTCGGCTTACCAGAACCATGACAACGGCCACAGTTACGATCACTCCAACACATGGGGCTACGGTGACCAAATCAATTTCTGCTGTGGAAACTGAAGTCATCCACGGACCTTTCAAGATTGCCTCTGGGCCAGATTATCGATTGAACCCAGAAAACGGATGGGCGTGGTCCTACGAAGCTCTTAGTCATGATGTGCAAGCATCATTTGGTGGCGAGGCGGACTGCTCTTCGTCGTATTTTGCACTCAACGGCACTAGGCTCGTCTCGCAATACTTTGACAACGTCGCGGACTTCCCACCCTACTCCCTCGTTGGGAATGTGAAAGTCGAGGCTGGAAATAATGCCAATGCGGTACATTTCACGTCGGCCGAAAAGCTGACGGACGACCGCGTACCACTGAGCTGCACGTTCGAGCGTAGCATGGACGAAGCGAATCCGCATGCTGCTTGTCCGCTGACATGCACATatgctggagctgcaggGGGTCGATCTACGCAGAGAGAAGGTAAAAAGTGGTACTTGGGAGGCGAGGAAGGGGGCTTTAGCAGTTTTACGATGTATGCTTACCAGTACAACTGGGGGTAG